One stretch of Fictibacillus sp. b24 DNA includes these proteins:
- a CDS encoding HU family DNA-binding protein, translating to MKKMDLVDAVRNATSMNKKESALAVDAVLDAITDALKNGESVQLIGFGTFETRNRNARKGRNPLTGEEIMIQASNVPAFKPGKSLKEAVKAV from the coding sequence ATGAAAAAGATGGATTTAGTAGATGCAGTTAGAAATGCAACAAGTATGAACAAAAAAGAATCAGCGCTTGCCGTTGATGCTGTGCTAGATGCAATTACAGATGCTTTGAAAAACGGAGAGAGCGTGCAGCTTATTGGTTTCGGAACATTTGAAACAAGAAACCGTAATGCAAGAAAAGGGCGCAATCCTTTAACTGGTGAAGAAATTATGATCCAGGCAAGCAACGTTCCAGCATTCAAGCCAGGAAAATCGCTAAAAGAAGCGGTTAAAGCCGTTTAA
- a CDS encoding SDR family NAD(P)-dependent oxidoreductase: MYLPSFSLKGKTALVTGAGRGIGHAIAIGYAEAGADVVIVSRTQSDLEKTAEIIENTGSKAYIFEADVTNKDQIEQIFETLDSKQIKVDILVNNAGMNIRSKALDVSDEEWNTIMNTNLRSAFLFSQKAGERMKEAGGGKIITISSVAGHVALRTGVVYASTKAAIIQMTKNLALEWGEYGINVNSIGPWYFKTPLTEKLLADQEYLNDILAVTPQKRVGELPDLVGPAVFLASEAANYVNGQTLFVDGGMTIQGF, encoded by the coding sequence ATGTATTTACCGTCATTTTCATTAAAAGGCAAGACAGCGCTTGTAACGGGCGCTGGCAGAGGGATCGGACATGCGATTGCAATTGGTTATGCTGAGGCTGGAGCGGATGTTGTCATCGTTTCTAGAACACAATCAGATCTGGAAAAAACAGCTGAAATCATTGAGAATACTGGTTCAAAAGCGTACATATTTGAAGCGGATGTAACGAATAAGGATCAAATAGAGCAAATCTTTGAAACACTAGATTCGAAACAGATAAAAGTCGATATTCTTGTAAACAATGCCGGCATGAACATTCGTTCAAAAGCTCTTGATGTATCTGATGAAGAGTGGAATACAATCATGAATACAAACCTGCGTTCAGCGTTTTTGTTTTCTCAAAAAGCAGGGGAAAGAATGAAGGAAGCAGGTGGTGGGAAAATCATTACGATTTCTTCTGTTGCCGGTCATGTTGCCCTCCGAACAGGAGTAGTCTATGCATCTACGAAAGCCGCGATCATTCAAATGACGAAGAATCTTGCACTTGAATGGGGAGAGTATGGCATTAACGTAAACAGCATCGGTCCTTGGTATTTTAAGACACCACTTACGGAAAAATTACTTGCCGATCAAGAGTACTTGAATGATATTTTAGCTGTAACCCCGCAAAAAAGAGTAGGAGAACTTCCTGATCTCGTCGGACCAGCTGTATTCCTCGCAAGCGAGGCAGCAAATTATGTAAACGGACAAACATTATTTGTTGATGGCGGGATGACGATACAAGGTTTTTAA
- a CDS encoding DEAD/DEAH box helicase: protein MIDTSNLLLHAKWLQGNMVLWATKQSKRVHVNDWKPLLFTWHQPSFYGTMLDIDDDQNIYLTAGEAFILFNRYPDFFLSENNWEDVSRTFVKEANDIFSLLKKEKVTPDFEAWKTGNWAWKTGGAPIESQWINEALSTLPNDDSIPLPSRFNRERMRGIPRQVISALSHLDEDEWLVKIGWKEDPKPFELVFELSEPNEDEETGNDVWHLNVFLQEKEDGIRVPYHGKSTLLPEEWKPFIEMLESDIELVSKVISWLKLTNRKEVRSEISEKEAWDFLTLKSNMLKQIGMTVVLPEWWQTVQELQPKVKAKIKTKSQVGGGAPSFLGLNAIMQFDWRMSTGDEELSEEEFRKLVDGSRRLVRRNGQWYRVDPEWMKQVRHLIKNVDRTGIQLKDVLEQHLLNMETNPAEDGLEGIDGEGPMLDMEWDEPLNLWMDQLSEIKSLPVEPKAENLQGTLREYQQTGSSWMYFLREFGLGGCLADDMGLGKTVQTIDYFLKVKEKEKQEGTFLLVCPTSVIGNWQKELEHFSPTLKVGLHYGSNRKKGEDFAEWYKKYDVIITSYTTCQLDFNEMGGTYWEAIVLDEAQNIKNSYTKQSRSIRKLNGRHKIALTGTPVENRLLELWAIFDFLNPGYLGSEPSFQKKFVAPVEKDNDSLRLQQLKQLVQPFLLRRTKTDPAVQLNLPEKQEIKEYCPLSKEQASLYERLVQDTFEQLEKVTGMQRRGLLLAMLGKLKQICDHPALYTKNDKLTKLEDQSIKFAKTIELIDAIIEKDEKCLIFTQFIFMGELIKKYVEKKFGRTVLFLHGSLTKQKRDEMIESFQNGEHPIFILSLKAGGTGLNLTEANHVIHYDRWWNPAVENQATDRAHRIGQKKFVTVHKMITLGTLEEKIDMMLESKKELSEKVIQSENWITELSTDELKDLFTLRKEWVES from the coding sequence ATGATCGATACAAGCAATCTTTTGCTTCACGCGAAATGGCTTCAGGGAAATATGGTTTTATGGGCCACTAAACAATCGAAAAGAGTGCATGTAAACGACTGGAAACCTCTTTTATTTACATGGCATCAGCCTTCATTTTACGGAACGATGCTCGATATTGACGATGATCAGAACATCTATTTAACTGCTGGAGAAGCCTTTATCCTTTTTAATCGGTATCCCGATTTCTTTCTCTCCGAAAACAACTGGGAAGATGTTTCGAGAACTTTTGTTAAAGAGGCAAACGACATCTTTAGCCTTTTAAAGAAAGAGAAGGTTACTCCTGATTTTGAAGCATGGAAGACAGGAAATTGGGCATGGAAAACAGGAGGAGCACCTATTGAATCTCAGTGGATAAACGAAGCTCTCTCCACATTGCCCAATGATGACTCTATTCCTTTGCCTTCACGTTTTAACAGAGAACGCATGAGGGGAATTCCTCGCCAAGTCATATCAGCCTTAAGCCATTTGGATGAGGATGAATGGCTTGTTAAGATTGGCTGGAAAGAAGACCCGAAGCCATTTGAGCTTGTTTTTGAATTGTCAGAGCCAAATGAGGATGAAGAGACCGGTAATGATGTATGGCACTTGAACGTCTTTCTTCAGGAAAAAGAGGACGGGATTCGTGTACCTTATCATGGAAAAAGCACTCTCCTGCCTGAAGAGTGGAAACCTTTTATAGAAATGCTCGAATCAGATATTGAACTTGTGTCGAAAGTCATTTCCTGGTTAAAGCTTACGAATCGGAAAGAAGTTCGCAGTGAAATATCGGAAAAAGAAGCCTGGGATTTCTTGACTCTTAAAAGCAATATGCTGAAGCAAATTGGAATGACTGTTGTTCTGCCGGAATGGTGGCAAACGGTTCAGGAACTGCAGCCTAAGGTTAAGGCGAAGATTAAGACAAAATCTCAAGTAGGTGGTGGAGCTCCTTCATTTCTTGGATTAAATGCGATTATGCAATTTGATTGGAGAATGTCTACAGGTGATGAAGAGCTTTCAGAGGAAGAATTCCGTAAGCTGGTTGATGGAAGTAGAAGGCTTGTACGCAGAAACGGTCAATGGTACAGAGTGGACCCTGAATGGATGAAGCAAGTTCGGCACTTAATCAAGAATGTTGACCGTACGGGAATTCAATTGAAAGACGTGTTAGAGCAGCATCTTCTGAATATGGAGACCAATCCAGCTGAAGATGGCCTTGAAGGAATAGATGGAGAAGGTCCCATGCTCGACATGGAATGGGATGAACCCCTGAATTTATGGATGGATCAGCTGTCTGAGATTAAGTCACTACCTGTCGAACCAAAGGCTGAGAATTTACAAGGAACGTTAAGAGAATATCAGCAAACGGGAAGCTCCTGGATGTATTTTCTTCGAGAGTTTGGACTTGGAGGCTGTCTGGCAGATGACATGGGCCTCGGAAAAACGGTACAAACGATTGATTACTTTTTAAAAGTGAAGGAAAAAGAGAAGCAGGAAGGGACTTTTTTACTTGTGTGTCCTACTTCCGTTATTGGAAACTGGCAAAAAGAGCTTGAGCATTTTTCCCCGACCCTGAAGGTTGGTCTTCACTACGGTTCAAACCGGAAAAAAGGTGAAGATTTTGCAGAATGGTACAAAAAGTATGATGTCATTATTACTTCCTATACGACATGCCAGCTCGATTTTAACGAGATGGGCGGAACGTACTGGGAAGCGATCGTGCTTGATGAGGCACAAAACATAAAGAATAGCTATACAAAACAGTCAAGAAGCATCCGTAAGCTGAACGGCCGACATAAGATTGCGTTAACAGGAACTCCTGTAGAGAACAGACTATTAGAACTATGGGCCATTTTCGATTTTCTGAATCCAGGTTATCTAGGAAGTGAACCCTCATTTCAGAAAAAATTCGTCGCGCCAGTTGAAAAAGATAATGACAGTTTGCGCTTGCAGCAGCTAAAGCAGCTTGTACAGCCTTTCTTGCTTCGCCGCACGAAAACGGATCCAGCCGTTCAGCTCAATCTGCCTGAGAAACAAGAAATTAAAGAATATTGCCCGTTATCAAAAGAGCAGGCTTCGTTATATGAGAGACTGGTTCAAGATACGTTTGAACAGCTCGAAAAAGTGACTGGCATGCAAAGGCGCGGCCTCTTGCTGGCTATGCTTGGCAAACTAAAGCAAATTTGCGATCACCCGGCTCTTTATACGAAGAACGATAAGTTAACGAAATTAGAAGATCAATCGATTAAGTTCGCAAAGACCATTGAATTGATTGATGCTATCATCGAAAAGGATGAGAAGTGTCTGATTTTCACTCAGTTTATCTTTATGGGTGAACTAATTAAGAAATATGTAGAGAAAAAGTTTGGCAGAACCGTCCTCTTTTTGCACGGAAGTCTAACGAAGCAAAAGCGAGATGAAATGATTGAAAGCTTTCAAAATGGAGAGCATCCTATTTTTATCTTATCTTTAAAAGCTGGAGGAACGGGGCTTAACCTGACAGAAGCGAACCATGTCATTCATTACGACAGATGGTGGAATCCAGCGGTAGAGAATCAAGCAACCGACCGGGCTCACCGTATCGGGCAAAAGAAATTTGTTACGGTTCATAAGATGATCACACTCGGCACGCTTGAGGAAAAGATAGATATGATGCTTGAAAGCAAGAAAGAGCTATCCGAAAAAGTGATTCAAAGTGAAAACTGGATTACTGAACTATCAACAGATGAATTGAAAGATCTATTCACGCTTAGAAAAGAATGGGTAGAGTCGTAA
- a CDS encoding aspartyl-phosphate phosphatase Spo0E family protein — protein sequence MKEKTVQERIMLLREELYRISSQLNYELTHPRLVTVSQQLDQLLNQYSKSEQKA from the coding sequence ATGAAAGAAAAAACTGTTCAAGAACGCATCATGTTATTAAGAGAAGAGTTATATCGTATTTCTTCTCAACTTAACTATGAACTGACACATCCTAGACTCGTAACTGTAAGTCAGCAGCTCGATCAGTTATTGAACCAATACTCGAAATCAGAACAAAAAGCATAA
- a CDS encoding cation:proton antiporter, whose protein sequence is MHHSLNIALVLLAVAVGVTALAKKINKPYPIALVIVGGIIGLVPVPELDPIKGIIQEGQTFQFIIISLLLPTLLGEASIKLPFSHLRDHAKPIIALAIGGTFLTFLIVGAGSYYVLGLGLQTAFVFAALMSATDPVSVLSIFKSLGVNRKLSTIIEGESLFNDGLAVVLFMIASIYLPSYIEMGAGGFVSALLMLLKVSFGGVFVGGGLGYIFSKFTSWYDDYPLEILFSILLFYGSFLIAESIHVSGVIAVVVAGLTFGNYGAKIGMSPTTKINIHSFWDVLALFANSLVFLLVGLEIAYININDKWGLIISSIIIVLIARTIAVYGTLFSIKGIPTKWKHVLNWGGLKGSLSIALALSLPNDFPGRENIIILAFSVVFFSLLAQGMTISALISRLNIKGPNKEKTEYEEVITAVNRYDHAIQRLYQLKKEAIISSIVFEKWKALYVHKSEESKKKLDEMYEQHPEWRKSQEYKASIEALYAEHEAVENLLRKDMISSQLAEEEVERIINKIEQQRTNYNEQE, encoded by the coding sequence ATGCATCACTCACTAAATATTGCTTTGGTTTTATTAGCTGTTGCTGTTGGTGTGACTGCTCTAGCAAAGAAAATTAACAAACCATATCCTATTGCTTTGGTCATTGTTGGCGGAATCATTGGTCTCGTTCCAGTTCCAGAGCTGGACCCAATAAAAGGCATTATTCAAGAAGGACAAACATTTCAATTCATTATTATCTCTTTATTGCTTCCTACTTTGCTAGGTGAGGCAAGTATAAAGCTTCCATTCAGTCATTTGCGTGATCATGCAAAACCTATAATAGCGCTTGCGATCGGCGGAACGTTTCTCACGTTTTTAATTGTCGGAGCAGGCTCTTATTATGTACTCGGTCTTGGACTTCAAACCGCTTTTGTATTCGCAGCACTAATGAGTGCAACAGATCCTGTTTCGGTGCTAAGTATCTTTAAATCACTCGGAGTGAACAGGAAACTTTCTACAATCATTGAAGGTGAGAGTTTATTTAACGATGGGTTAGCTGTTGTCCTTTTCATGATAGCTTCGATCTATCTGCCATCCTATATTGAAATGGGTGCAGGTGGTTTTGTATCAGCACTGCTGATGCTGTTAAAAGTGTCGTTTGGCGGTGTCTTTGTTGGTGGAGGATTAGGCTATATATTTTCAAAGTTTACGAGCTGGTATGATGATTATCCACTAGAGATCTTATTTTCTATTCTCTTATTTTATGGAAGTTTCTTAATAGCTGAAAGCATTCACGTTTCAGGGGTCATTGCAGTAGTTGTAGCTGGACTGACATTTGGAAACTATGGAGCGAAAATCGGAATGAGTCCTACAACAAAAATAAACATCCATTCGTTCTGGGATGTGTTAGCTTTGTTCGCCAATTCTCTCGTGTTTTTACTTGTAGGTTTAGAGATTGCCTATATTAATATAAATGATAAATGGGGACTGATTATTAGCAGCATTATCATTGTTTTAATTGCAAGAACAATCGCGGTCTACGGAACACTGTTTTCTATTAAGGGTATTCCAACAAAGTGGAAGCATGTTTTAAATTGGGGAGGACTTAAAGGTTCTTTATCCATTGCGCTTGCTCTTAGTTTACCTAATGATTTTCCTGGCAGAGAGAATATCATTATATTGGCGTTTAGTGTGGTGTTCTTTTCGTTGCTAGCACAAGGCATGACGATTTCTGCTCTTATCAGTCGATTAAATATAAAAGGTCCAAACAAGGAGAAAACAGAATATGAAGAAGTGATAACAGCTGTAAATAGATATGATCATGCCATACAGAGACTATACCAGCTGAAAAAAGAAGCGATTATTTCATCCATTGTATTCGAAAAGTGGAAAGCATTGTACGTTCATAAAAGTGAGGAGTCAAAAAAGAAATTAGATGAGATGTATGAACAGCATCCAGAGTGGAGAAAATCACAGGAATATAAGGCATCAATTGAAGCTTTATACGCAGAACATGAGGCAGTTGAAAATCTTCTTCGGAAAGATATGATATCCAGTCAGCTAGCTGAAGAGGAAGTCGAACGGATAATTAATAAGATTGAGCAGCAAAGAACAAATTATAATGAGCAAGAATAG
- a CDS encoding aspartyl-phosphate phosphatase Spo0E family protein, protein MLLQLIEEKREVLLCLGKTYGLTARETVICSQELDQLLNSLDGFKQESVDET, encoded by the coding sequence ATGTTATTACAATTAATTGAGGAAAAACGTGAAGTACTGCTCTGTCTTGGAAAAACTTATGGACTTACAGCACGAGAAACCGTAATCTGCAGTCAAGAATTAGATCAGCTATTAAATAGTCTTGATGGATTTAAGCAAGAATCTGTAGACGAAACGTAA
- a CDS encoding 3D domain-containing protein, translating to MIKKWVITGALAFGLLVSAPVSGFAAMGDHTLRPGVWDNDVYELQGKLKAMGYYDFAVTTGYYGPVTKQAVTNYQKAKGLLVDGIAGPQTFNSIQNNVQKKSMTVASTAYTASCDGCSGTTYGGTNLKEIPYAKVVAVDPNVIPIGSVVYVPGYGYAVADDIGGGIKGNEIDVFMKNYSDAVNWGRKNVNITIIN from the coding sequence ATGATAAAAAAATGGGTAATTACAGGGGCTCTAGCATTCGGATTGCTCGTTTCTGCTCCAGTCAGCGGATTTGCAGCAATGGGTGATCACACTCTCCGACCAGGTGTTTGGGACAATGACGTATATGAACTTCAAGGAAAACTTAAAGCGATGGGATATTACGATTTTGCTGTTACAACAGGCTATTACGGTCCTGTTACGAAACAAGCGGTTACAAACTATCAAAAAGCAAAAGGCTTATTAGTAGATGGGATTGCTGGGCCACAAACATTTAACAGCATTCAAAATAACGTACAAAAAAAATCCATGACGGTTGCTTCAACAGCTTATACAGCAAGTTGTGATGGCTGCAGCGGTACAACGTATGGTGGGACAAACTTAAAAGAAATTCCTTATGCAAAAGTTGTCGCGGTTGATCCAAATGTTATACCAATCGGTTCTGTTGTTTACGTTCCTGGTTATGGCTATGCAGTAGCTGATGATATTGGTGGCGGAATTAAAGGGAATGAAATTGATGTATTCATGAAGAACTATTCAGATGCAGTCAATTGGGGTAGAAAAAACGTTAATATCACAATTATAAACTAA
- a CDS encoding AAA family ATPase, translated as MLHEMTTVKNAIAQVLTGKDELVELTMIAIVNKGHLLLEDVPGTGKTVLAKSLARLIGGDFKRIQFTPDILPADITGIQFFHPKHQEFEMRPGPVMTNILLADEINRATPRAQSSLLEVMEERQVTIDGETLKLPSPFLVIATQNPIESHGTFPLPEAQLDRFFMKLPSGYPDYNQEKEMLHMYRSKNPQDTIEPIFSLEDILLMQQEVQHIHVSDEVENYLLSIVQATRNHEFIENGVSPRGTLAFMRAAQGAAFIQGRTFVTPDDIQYVAPYVLAHRLVLTMEGTMRKTKDHVLRDILESIDVPVESEAGK; from the coding sequence ATGCTGCATGAAATGACTACAGTTAAAAATGCTATTGCACAAGTTCTAACGGGTAAAGACGAACTTGTTGAACTAACGATGATTGCGATTGTCAATAAAGGGCACCTATTACTAGAGGATGTTCCGGGCACTGGAAAAACGGTTCTTGCCAAAAGTCTCGCGCGCTTGATCGGAGGAGATTTTAAACGAATACAGTTCACTCCCGATATTCTTCCTGCTGACATCACTGGAATTCAATTCTTTCATCCTAAACACCAGGAATTTGAGATGAGGCCTGGACCAGTTATGACTAACATTTTACTTGCAGATGAAATTAATCGTGCAACACCCCGTGCTCAATCTAGCCTTTTGGAAGTTATGGAAGAGCGACAAGTAACGATAGATGGTGAAACGCTTAAACTTCCGTCTCCGTTCTTAGTTATTGCTACTCAAAATCCGATTGAATCTCACGGAACATTCCCACTTCCAGAAGCGCAGCTTGATCGCTTTTTTATGAAACTTCCATCTGGATATCCTGATTACAATCAAGAAAAAGAAATGCTTCATATGTATCGTTCAAAAAATCCGCAAGATACGATTGAACCCATTTTCTCACTGGAAGATATTCTATTGATGCAGCAAGAGGTACAGCACATTCATGTGAGTGATGAGGTTGAAAATTACTTGCTTTCTATCGTTCAAGCTACTCGGAACCATGAGTTTATTGAGAATGGTGTCTCTCCTCGTGGAACCCTTGCTTTTATGAGAGCGGCTCAAGGTGCGGCTTTTATACAAGGAAGGACGTTTGTTACACCTGATGATATCCAATATGTTGCTCCATATGTTTTGGCCCACCGCTTAGTTCTGACTATGGAAGGAACGATGAGAAAAACAAAAGACCATGTGCTGCGTGACATCTTGGAATCGATTGATGTGCCTGTAGAATCTGAGGCAGGAAAATAA
- a CDS encoding DUF58 domain-containing protein, with product MQWSNQVWIKPVFKVLVLFSPLLFIIGFYRNISFLFLLGVFILFFYGATLLQFKSAAQDLHVDRVRHVYRLFPGDSDAFSVKLLHKGFWPSFRGEIFLTHKNIISSIETDHSASSSKGRIEVKRPFAIYRKTAYTEMIPFKAIKRGTTRISNVALHIHDPLQTSGQSLTFRELFPTEIIVYPKPLPVHRIEHLFYQGTGEAARPFALFENVSLPAGNRDYAYGDSFHKLHWKATARTGTLQTKVFEKTVVFHWTFVYTIQPDHKDMRTADEIETEISYLAFMCQFAAEKGIPFEVYINFKVPGPLGMYHVPTDSGTQHLSRVLEGLARIDRSNVTVKPQYMWTKINRNFAGKIPFVILLGHVPSDADTVFITKKWIQAGGRLFYISHSDSEAFLMPYRAQEVATC from the coding sequence ATGCAGTGGAGTAATCAAGTATGGATTAAGCCTGTTTTCAAGGTGCTCGTTCTTTTTAGCCCCTTACTCTTCATCATTGGGTTTTATCGCAATATTTCATTTCTCTTTCTACTCGGAGTGTTTATCTTGTTCTTTTACGGTGCCACATTGCTGCAGTTTAAATCTGCAGCTCAAGATTTGCATGTGGATCGTGTTAGACACGTCTACCGGCTGTTTCCTGGGGACTCGGATGCCTTTTCTGTAAAGCTTCTCCATAAAGGATTCTGGCCATCTTTTAGAGGAGAGATCTTTCTTACACATAAAAACATTATCTCTTCAATAGAAACGGATCATTCCGCTTCATCATCTAAAGGCAGAATAGAAGTGAAACGGCCTTTTGCTATCTATCGAAAAACAGCATATACAGAAATGATTCCATTTAAGGCTATTAAGCGCGGAACGACAAGAATCTCGAATGTTGCGCTGCATATCCATGACCCGCTTCAAACGAGTGGACAATCCTTGACGTTTCGAGAATTGTTTCCGACTGAAATCATCGTGTATCCGAAACCACTTCCTGTCCATCGAATAGAGCACCTTTTTTATCAAGGAACTGGTGAAGCAGCGCGTCCTTTTGCTCTGTTTGAAAATGTATCACTTCCAGCAGGCAACAGAGATTATGCCTATGGAGACTCTTTTCATAAGCTTCACTGGAAAGCAACTGCAAGGACTGGAACACTTCAAACAAAAGTTTTTGAAAAAACGGTGGTCTTTCATTGGACGTTTGTGTATACGATACAGCCTGATCATAAAGATATGAGAACAGCAGATGAAATTGAAACCGAAATTAGTTATCTGGCGTTCATGTGTCAGTTTGCGGCTGAAAAAGGAATACCCTTTGAAGTTTACATCAATTTCAAAGTTCCTGGTCCGCTCGGTATGTATCATGTCCCTACAGACAGCGGAACTCAGCATCTCAGTAGAGTATTAGAAGGACTTGCTCGCATAGATCGATCAAACGTAACGGTTAAGCCTCAATATATGTGGACAAAAATAAACCGGAATTTCGCTGGCAAAATTCCGTTTGTAATCCTTTTAGGTCATGTTCCAAGTGATGCTGATACTGTATTCATAACGAAAAAATGGATACAAGCTGGGGGAAGATTATTCTATATCAGCCATAGTGATTCTGAAGCATTTCTGATGCCATATCGGGCACAGGAGGTCGCAACATGTTAA
- a CDS encoding DUF4129 domain-containing protein produces the protein MLNSQRFILYGMNMIFDSMLLFLLYVLLLQGGTWQDLLLYITALLPIISLSGSLFTYKPSLLKGTLVISLILAVFLFWLLTSSLLLSAILSSIFIWRSTENWQDPLKADLELLLAVSVVFSLLLSFFFKDGYTVMYGAVWLQFMFMLFIKMTVHYFKNPSADKLWKDFSIPISIAGLSGVILIFLGPLKQFIYWLVDGVLFVMYYILAVPLWKLFSILAVPIQYLIKLFEKDEKVKINTGTVEEDLLMPEKYAASDFSILWWSVVILLVLIVGFYIWRKKALLLGRQDLLLSDNLSALSHADMKGNYFSKKRWLHSNDRTRKRFLRFEKAMDKRGFSRLPGESPALWFERLKLFGDEAESVLNAYEKVRYGEKTITNDEFNHYAEVIKKLEKSDHLQKKKSK, from the coding sequence ATGTTAAACAGTCAGCGGTTTATTTTGTACGGAATGAACATGATCTTTGATAGCATGCTTCTATTTTTGTTGTATGTCCTGCTTTTACAGGGAGGCACTTGGCAAGATCTCTTGTTATATATAACAGCATTGCTTCCGATTATTTCACTAAGCGGCTCTCTTTTCACTTATAAGCCGTCTCTATTAAAAGGGACTCTCGTCATTTCGCTGATATTGGCAGTATTTTTATTCTGGCTACTAACATCTTCATTGCTTCTTTCAGCCATTTTGTCATCTATATTCATATGGAGAAGCACAGAAAATTGGCAGGATCCACTAAAAGCTGATCTAGAACTGCTTTTGGCCGTATCAGTAGTATTTTCTCTTTTGCTGTCTTTCTTTTTTAAAGACGGATACACCGTCATGTATGGCGCTGTTTGGCTCCAATTTATGTTTATGCTCTTTATAAAGATGACGGTTCATTATTTTAAGAATCCATCTGCTGATAAACTATGGAAAGATTTCTCTATTCCAATTAGCATTGCTGGTTTAAGTGGAGTGATTCTCATCTTTTTAGGACCGCTTAAACAATTCATTTATTGGCTAGTTGATGGGGTATTATTCGTGATGTACTATATTTTGGCCGTTCCATTATGGAAACTGTTTAGCATTCTCGCCGTTCCCATTCAATATTTAATCAAGTTATTCGAAAAGGATGAAAAAGTAAAAATTAATACAGGCACTGTTGAAGAAGACCTACTAATGCCTGAAAAGTATGCAGCTTCCGATTTTTCGATTCTGTGGTGGTCTGTTGTTATCCTGCTAGTTCTAATCGTCGGATTTTATATTTGGAGAAAAAAAGCGCTCCTGCTCGGCAGGCAAGATCTTTTATTAAGCGACAATTTATCTGCCTTAAGTCATGCAGACATGAAAGGCAACTACTTTTCTAAAAAAAGATGGCTGCACTCTAATGACAGGACACGAAAGCGATTTTTACGCTTTGAAAAAGCAATGGATAAACGCGGCTTTTCGAGACTGCCAGGCGAATCCCCTGCCCTTTGGTTTGAACGGCTTAAATTGTTTGGAGACGAAGCTGAGTCTGTTTTAAATGCATATGAAAAAGTTCGGTACGGTGAAAAAACCATTACGAATGATGAATTCAACCATTATGCTGAAGTTATTAAAAAACTTGAAAAGTCAGATCATCTTCAGAAGAAGAAGTCTAAATAA
- a CDS encoding ATP-grasp domain-containing protein, with protein sequence MTKKIYVIHENNEWTAPLYQRFEELGLPFEDWHMAKGHIDLTEAPPEGIFYNRMSASSHTRGHRFAPEYTSAVLAWLESYGRKVFNNSRALQLEISKVNQYTALKAFDIPVPRTIAAYGKEELLKAAKSFDGPFITKHNRAGKGLGVQLFQTQAALETYVNSSVFDESIDGITLLQDYIEAPEPYIVRCEFIGGKFLYAVRVDTSEGFELCPADACQIGDQFCPITEQPVTPEPKFKILEDFKLPLQENYEAFLKANGITFAGIEIITDKNGKVYAYDVNTNTNYNRDAEEKAGISGMKAIAEFLGNEL encoded by the coding sequence ATGACTAAAAAAATTTATGTTATACATGAAAACAATGAATGGACGGCTCCATTGTATCAGCGTTTTGAAGAACTAGGACTTCCCTTCGAAGATTGGCACATGGCAAAAGGTCACATTGACTTAACAGAAGCTCCGCCAGAAGGCATTTTCTATAACCGGATGAGTGCTTCTTCTCACACAAGAGGACATCGATTTGCACCTGAATATACATCCGCTGTTTTAGCTTGGCTCGAAAGCTACGGGCGGAAAGTGTTCAATAACTCTAGAGCTCTTCAGCTTGAAATCAGCAAAGTAAATCAATATACTGCTTTAAAGGCTTTTGATATACCTGTTCCACGCACGATTGCAGCTTATGGTAAAGAGGAGTTATTAAAAGCAGCAAAAAGCTTTGATGGTCCTTTTATCACAAAACACAACCGTGCTGGCAAAGGACTAGGTGTTCAGTTGTTTCAAACCCAAGCGGCTCTTGAAACATATGTGAATTCTTCAGTTTTTGACGAATCAATTGATGGCATTACCCTTTTACAAGACTATATCGAAGCACCTGAACCTTACATTGTTCGCTGTGAATTTATTGGCGGTAAGTTTTTATATGCTGTACGCGTAGATACATCAGAAGGATTTGAACTTTGTCCAGCTGATGCCTGCCAAATCGGTGATCAGTTCTGCCCGATTACCGAGCAACCAGTTACACCAGAGCCGAAGTTTAAGATCTTAGAGGACTTTAAACTTCCCCTTCAGGAGAATTACGAAGCATTTTTGAAAGCGAATGGCATCACGTTCGCTGGAATTGAAATTATTACAGATAAAAATGGGAAAGTATACGCATATGATGTGAACACAAATACGAATTACAACCGAGATGCAGAAGAAAAAGCAGGCATTTCCGGAATGAAGGCAATAGCTGAGTTCTTAGGCAATGAACTGTAA